One region of Oryza glaberrima chromosome 7, OglaRS2, whole genome shotgun sequence genomic DNA includes:
- the LOC127778865 gene encoding thylakoid lumenal 15.0 kDa protein 2, chloroplastic, which yields MATNMVLLPCHALRITPPGAAAFASSPLSARPRPVFASSLGGRCSACRTPPPAAAAAAGGGRDAAASWDGDLGRAVPWKAAVSSALAVALSFTCFVGIVNAKTGVNKPELLPKEFTTVIDVAGFLSPGQENRLRQEIEDLEKDTGYKLRVLAQNYPDTPGLAIKDFWQVDDQTIVFVADPTFGNIINFNVGALVDLDIPRSFWSRVSGKYGNMFFWKEKGEDASIEAAVMAVSRCLREPTGANNCSEVL from the exons ATGGCGACGAACAtggttctccttccttgccacgcCCTTCGGATAACACCTCCCGGAGCAGCCGCGTTTGCGTCGTCGCCATTATCTGCTCGTCCAAGACCAGTATTTGCTTCTTCCCTcggcggccgctgctccgcttGTCGGactccaccgcccgccgccgccgccgccgccggcggcggcagggatgCTGCTGCTTCTTGGGACGGTGACCTCGGAAGAGCGGTGCCATGGAAGGCGGCGGTTTCCAGCGCGCTTGCCGTCGCCTTATCCTTCACTTGCT TTGTTGGTATAGTTAATGCAAAGACTGGGGTCAACAAACCCGAATTGCTTCCCAAGGAATTCACCACCGTCATTGATGTTGCTGGTTTTCTCTCCCCAGGTCAG GAAAACCGTCTGCGTCAAGAGATAGAAGATCTTGAGAAAGATACAGGATACAAGTTGAGAGTTCTTGCACAAAATTATCCTGATACACCAG GGTTGGCTATCAAAGATTTTTGGCAAGTTGATGATCAGACCATTGTGTTTGTCGCCGATCCCACCTTCG GAAACATTATAAATTTCAATGTTGGTGCATTAGTTGATTTAGACATTCCTCGGAGCTTTTGGAGTCGTGTTTCAGGGAAGTACGGAAACATGTTCTTCTGGAAAGAAAAG GGGGAGGATGCATCAATTGAAGCTGCTGTGATGGCCGTATCACGCTGTCTGAGAGAGCCCACTGGGGCAAATAACTGCTCTGAGGTTCTGTAG